In Gimesia benthica, a single window of DNA contains:
- the tal gene encoding transaldolase, producing the protein MPATQQLHDLGQSLWIDNITRDMLKEGTLQQYIEELSLTGLTSNPTIFQKAIKSSKLYDDSILELRNQGREGEQLFFELALQDIQEAADLFRPVWERTAGVDGWVSLEVSPTLAYDTAGTIASAIDLHERAGRSNVLIKIPGTTEGLPAIEEAIFAGIPVNVTLLFSPEHYVAAAEAYLRGIERRIEADLNPVVGSVASLFISRWDRAVVDQVPENLHNRLGIAIGQQCYKAYKELMNSPRWQRIFNCGAQMQRLLWASTGAKDPNASDVLYITSLASPFTVNTMPEETLHAFADHGEIGELLADDGGESGSLLSEFTSAGVDCDALAAKLQKDGAESFVDSWKDLLEQLASKSASLTS; encoded by the coding sequence ATGCCAGCCACGCAACAACTTCATGATCTGGGGCAAAGCCTCTGGATTGATAATATTACCCGGGACATGCTGAAAGAGGGCACGCTCCAGCAATACATCGAAGAGCTTTCACTCACAGGTCTGACCTCCAATCCCACGATTTTCCAGAAGGCCATCAAGAGCAGCAAACTCTACGATGATTCCATCCTCGAACTGCGAAACCAGGGACGGGAAGGCGAACAGCTCTTCTTCGAACTGGCGCTGCAGGATATCCAGGAAGCCGCCGATTTATTTCGACCGGTCTGGGAACGCACCGCGGGTGTCGACGGCTGGGTCTCACTCGAAGTCTCACCCACCCTGGCATATGATACCGCAGGCACGATCGCTTCGGCGATAGACCTGCATGAACGTGCGGGACGGTCGAATGTCCTTATCAAAATTCCGGGGACGACAGAAGGTCTGCCCGCCATTGAAGAAGCGATCTTCGCCGGCATTCCCGTGAATGTCACGCTGCTCTTCTCTCCCGAACACTACGTGGCTGCTGCAGAAGCCTACCTGCGTGGCATTGAACGCCGCATCGAAGCGGACCTCAATCCGGTCGTGGGATCGGTCGCTTCCCTGTTTATCAGTCGCTGGGACCGGGCAGTCGTTGATCAGGTTCCCGAAAACCTGCATAACCGCTTGGGAATCGCCATTGGTCAGCAGTGTTACAAAGCCTATAAAGAGCTGATGAATTCACCCCGCTGGCAGCGGATCTTCAACTGTGGTGCGCAGATGCAACGTCTGCTCTGGGCCAGTACCGGGGCGAAAGATCCCAACGCTTCTGACGTTCTTTACATCACATCTCTGGCCTCCCCCTTCACCGTCAATACGATGCCCGAAGAAACACTGCACGCGTTTGCCGATCACGGCGAGATCGGAGAACTACTGGCAGACGATGGCGGTGAAAGCGGCTCCCTGTTAAGTGAGTTTACCAGTGCAGGCGTCGACTGCGATGCCCTCGCTGCAAAACTGCAGAAAGATGGCGCCGAGTCGTTCGTCGATTCTTGGAAAGATCTACTCGAACAGCTGGCATCCAAGAGTGCTTCGCTGACCAGCTGA